Proteins from a genomic interval of Qingrenia yutianensis:
- a CDS encoding IS6 family transposase, with the protein MDKIIPNCCPKCNSKKLYKYGKDKFGNQKYQCPICKHQFAPDAHKKERSRKYPSCPKCDKSAFLHHDYDDYSNYRCSDKKCKHSFFQAKPTVKLPPSMSNIIGKGNFKRMRHSIHLVITALTLFYIGDSSFRKITTMLEMLFNIQVSHVTISDWCKKFAPIFHSKTLALMSLMNFDSDEWHADETVVKILGKKYYFWFIIDSETRFVLGFHLSPYRDSPQAFSLFNSVKQYGIPNAIVTDRYSAYKVPTKSIFGVPHIRVASFKDDIFNNVIEAFNKQFKYWYKTRYGFNSFESANSMIMMFVFFYNFIRPHSSLSNSTPAQVADLKYSKRQQSTLLFASLFPPTYFSNDRTVICTQRGRLS; encoded by the coding sequence ATGGATAAAATTATACCAAATTGCTGCCCAAAATGCAACTCCAAAAAACTCTATAAATACGGCAAAGATAAATTTGGCAATCAAAAATATCAATGCCCTATTTGTAAACATCAATTTGCACCCGACGCTCATAAAAAAGAGCGTTCTCGCAAATATCCTTCTTGCCCCAAATGTGACAAGTCTGCATTTCTTCATCACGATTATGACGATTACTCAAATTATCGCTGTTCCGATAAGAAATGCAAGCATTCATTTTTTCAAGCTAAACCTACCGTAAAGTTACCGCCGTCTATGTCCAACATCATTGGCAAGGGCAATTTCAAACGTATGCGGCATAGCATTCATTTGGTTATTACTGCTCTTACCTTGTTTTACATAGGTGACTCATCTTTTCGCAAGATTACCACAATGCTTGAAATGCTTTTTAACATCCAAGTTTCTCATGTCACTATCAGTGATTGGTGCAAAAAATTTGCCCCTATATTTCACTCTAAAACCCTTGCTCTTATGTCCTTAATGAATTTTGATTCGGATGAATGGCACGCCGATGAAACTGTTGTCAAAATATTAGGCAAGAAGTATTATTTTTGGTTTATCATTGATAGTGAAACAAGGTTTGTTTTAGGGTTCCACCTATCACCTTACAGAGATTCTCCGCAAGCTTTCAGTTTGTTTAATAGTGTAAAACAGTATGGCATACCTAATGCTATCGTTACTGACCGTTATTCGGCTTACAAAGTACCTACAAAGTCTATCTTTGGCGTTCCTCATATCAGAGTTGCGAGCTTTAAGGATGATATTTTCAACAATGTTATCGAAGCTTTTAACAAGCAATTCAAATATTGGTACAAAACCAGATACGGCTTTAACTCATTTGAAAGTGCTAATTCAATGATTATGATGTTTGTATTTTTCTACAATTTCATCAGACCTCATAGTTCACTTTCTAACTCCACTCCGGCTCAGGTTGCAGACTTAAAATACTCTAAGCGACAACAAAGCACTTTGTTGTTCGCATCCTTATTTCCGCCTACTTATTTTTCAAATGACCGCACTGTGATTTGTACCCAACGGGGCAGACTCTCATAG
- a CDS encoding helix-turn-helix transcriptional regulator, with protein MPFKLPDIITAGVFDMSIRYPDVNITSPRKAQDFEIEMPIKNNATIHIDNVCHEVSIKDILCIKPGMVRRSTKPYSCYYIHLSTEENSISDLLSNLPTITRINHVEKFYDIYSNMISTFNFKSDPIRSIGIYSEVLKLIKMIYVYNEKVERKAVGRNAAVLNAIEYMNDNFTYEITLNDIAEAVHLSPIYLRELFISEMGMSPHNYILNKRIKKAKELLIINLSSISEIATLSGFSSQSYFDYVFKKHTGMTPKQFRAQRRV; from the coding sequence ATGCCATTTAAACTTCCGGATATTATCACTGCAGGCGTGTTTGATATGTCAATACGGTACCCAGACGTAAATATTACTTCGCCGCGCAAGGCTCAAGATTTTGAAATTGAAATGCCAATTAAAAATAATGCAACAATACATATTGATAATGTATGCCATGAAGTATCAATTAAAGATATTTTATGCATAAAGCCCGGAATGGTAAGACGTTCAACAAAACCGTATAGTTGTTATTATATTCACTTATCTACTGAAGAAAATTCTATTTCTGATTTGCTTTCAAATTTGCCAACTATTACAAGAATAAATCATGTTGAAAAATTTTATGATATTTATAGTAACATGATAAGCACATTTAATTTTAAATCTGACCCTATTCGTTCGATTGGAATTTATAGCGAAGTTTTAAAACTGATAAAAATGATATATGTTTATAATGAAAAAGTGGAACGGAAAGCTGTTGGAAGAAATGCTGCTGTGCTTAATGCTATTGAGTATATGAATGATAATTTTACTTATGAAATTACTTTAAATGATATTGCCGAGGCAGTTCATCTAAGCCCTATATACCTAAGAGAACTGTTCATAAGTGAAATGGGTATGTCGCCTCATAATTATATTTTAAATAAGCGAATAAAAAAAGCAAAAGAACTTTTAATTATAAATCTTTCATCTATTTCTGAAATAGCAACATTAAGTGGATTTTCTTCACAGTCTTATTTTGATTATGTGTTTAAAAAACATACAGGAATGACACCAAAACAGTTCAGGGCGCAGAGGAGAGTGTGA
- a CDS encoding carbohydrate ABC transporter permease: MKMNIIKKSIIYAFLIMFLIVQIFPVLYTFMASFKPNAEILTSPGTIFPKEFSFENYKLAWDSEDFKVKELLWNSLYYTLILLFVSVMKSSMEGYVFARGEFPGKKIVFGCFSALLFISLGTITVYPLFNILNHIHLNRSLFGLIVVKIFGINVTGIYLVRSFVQAIPKEIDEAAKIDGCGFAGIFFRIILPLLKPVMATLGILSFSATWNEYLMPTIFTLGNPSQRTLIAGVVALKSTGQAASSWNLMLAGSAISLIPVLIAYAFGNRYFVSGLAAGAVKG; encoded by the coding sequence ATGAAAATGAATATAATAAAAAAGTCAATTATTTATGCCTTTTTGATAATGTTTCTTATAGTGCAGATATTTCCTGTTCTTTATACATTTATGGCATCATTCAAGCCGAATGCAGAAATACTTACAAGCCCAGGTACTATATTTCCAAAGGAATTTTCATTTGAAAACTACAAATTGGCTTGGGATTCAGAAGATTTTAAAGTAAAGGAATTATTGTGGAATAGTTTATACTACACACTGATTTTACTTTTTGTTTCGGTAATGAAATCTTCAATGGAAGGTTATGTTTTTGCCAGAGGAGAATTTCCTGGCAAAAAGATAGTATTTGGTTGCTTTTCTGCTTTGCTTTTTATAAGCCTTGGTACTATAACTGTTTATCCATTGTTTAATATTTTAAACCATATACACCTTAACCGTTCGCTTTTTGGTCTTATAGTAGTTAAAATTTTTGGTATAAATGTTACAGGTATTTATTTGGTTCGCTCGTTTGTACAAGCTATTCCGAAAGAAATAGACGAAGCTGCAAAAATTGACGGTTGCGGATTTGCAGGAATTTTCTTTCGCATAATTCTTCCGTTACTTAAACCGGTTATGGCAACGCTTGGAATTTTATCGTTTTCAGCTACATGGAATGAATACCTTATGCCAACAATTTTTACACTTGGAAATCCAAGTCAAAGAACATTAATTGCCGGTGTTGTTGCTTTAAAATCTACTGGGCAGGCCGCATCATCTTGGAATTTAATGTTAGCAGGCTCTGCAATATCATTGATACCTGTTCTAATAGCTTATGCATTTGGAAACAGATATTTTGTATCTGGTCTTGCTGCCGGTGCTGTTAAAGGTTGA
- a CDS encoding glycoside hydrolase family 36 protein, with product METKILNYTFKCNSDIDLTCASQSDDYIKIKIDINFGKKVKPEPIEISWFTPANGAFTCWSPLVFQDRKLRPNWGKLETESRSGHGMPIQCYIGSDDNNRASVYLSDVRTPITIRSGILEENGKIEWKLVLFSQLIGEISEYSTELVIDARQLPYNNIISEAVKCWSDKEGASDDKPEAAFDLLYSTWYSYHQRVTDAALIPELEAAAKLGMKTVIIDDGWQLETSARGYAYCGDWKAAKNKIPDLKSFSDKVHSLGMKVMLWFAVPFVGEFAEVRERFKDMYLNDLREGQMAYVLDPRYPETRKYLCDIYENAVREWDLDGLKLDFIDRFRLTDVSKTSHPDMDTESLQDAICTLLCEVNERLNAIKPGFLIEFRQGYVGPIMQKYGNMLRAEDCPQDSVKNRVAVINLRLTTEKAAVHSDMLMWEQYDTPEDAAEQIINVMFSVPQISVKINELSKNHYDMLEFYLKLWQSKRDTLMHGELYAKAPSANYSIVTAKDDDNLVSVLYSEKLFIADKDYECITLINGTGVLGLYVDGNNLNSSYSYDIYDCMGNVVQSGETGLVSIRYFDVPKSGVLIMNAKK from the coding sequence ATGGAAACTAAGATTTTAAATTATACATTCAAATGCAATTCAGATATTGATTTGACATGTGCGAGTCAAAGTGATGATTATATTAAAATAAAAATTGATATTAACTTTGGAAAAAAAGTAAAACCGGAACCTATTGAGATAAGCTGGTTTACACCTGCTAACGGTGCATTTACTTGTTGGAGTCCGCTTGTTTTTCAAGATAGAAAATTACGTCCTAATTGGGGTAAGCTTGAGACAGAATCTCGTTCAGGTCATGGAATGCCTATTCAGTGCTATATTGGAAGCGATGACAATAACCGTGCATCAGTCTATCTTTCTGATGTAAGAACACCTATTACTATAAGGTCGGGTATTCTTGAAGAAAACGGAAAAATTGAATGGAAGCTTGTGCTTTTCTCGCAGCTCATTGGAGAAATATCAGAATACAGCACAGAGTTAGTTATTGATGCAAGACAGCTTCCATATAACAATATAATATCAGAGGCTGTTAAATGTTGGTCTGATAAAGAGGGAGCATCTGACGATAAACCTGAAGCTGCTTTTGACCTTTTGTATTCAACATGGTATTCATACCATCAAAGAGTGACAGATGCAGCACTTATTCCTGAATTAGAGGCTGCAGCAAAATTAGGTATGAAAACTGTTATAATAGACGATGGCTGGCAGCTTGAAACCAGCGCACGGGGATATGCCTATTGCGGAGATTGGAAGGCAGCTAAAAATAAAATCCCTGATTTAAAGAGCTTTTCAGACAAAGTACATTCATTAGGTATGAAGGTTATGCTTTGGTTCGCCGTTCCGTTTGTTGGCGAATTTGCTGAGGTAAGAGAGCGATTTAAGGATATGTATCTTAATGACCTTAGAGAGGGTCAAATGGCATATGTTCTTGACCCTCGTTATCCTGAAACTCGTAAATATTTGTGTGATATTTATGAAAATGCAGTTCGCGAATGGGATTTGGACGGTTTAAAATTAGATTTTATTGATCGGTTTCGTTTAACAGATGTTAGTAAAACTTCTCATCCTGATATGGACACAGAATCTCTTCAAGATGCTATTTGCACTCTTCTTTGTGAAGTGAATGAGCGTCTTAATGCGATAAAACCAGGATTTTTAATAGAATTCAGGCAAGGATATGTTGGTCCCATTATGCAAAAATACGGCAATATGCTGCGAGCTGAAGATTGCCCACAGGATAGTGTTAAAAATAGGGTAGCTGTAATAAATCTTCGTTTAACTACTGAAAAAGCAGCTGTTCATTCGGATATGCTTATGTGGGAGCAATATGATACCCCGGAAGATGCCGCTGAACAGATAATAAATGTAATGTTTTCTGTTCCGCAAATTTCTGTAAAAATAAATGAACTAAGCAAAAATCATTACGATATGTTGGAATTTTACCTTAAACTATGGCAGAGTAAACGCGATACGCTTATGCATGGTGAGTTATATGCTAAAGCGCCTTCTGCAAATTACAGTATAGTTACAGCTAAAGATGATGATAATTTAGTATCTGTTTTATATTCTGAAAAACTGTTTATTGCCGATAAGGATTATGAATGTATTACCTTAATCAACGGAACGGGTGTTTTAGGCCTATATGTTGATGGAAATAACCTGAATTCTTCATATAGTTATGATATTTATGATTGTATGGGAAATGTCGTTCAAAGCGGTGAAACAGGATTGGTGAGCATTAGATATTTTGATGTTCCAAAATCAGGTGTACTTATTATGAACGCAAAAAAATAA